A genomic region of Acidobacteriota bacterium contains the following coding sequences:
- a CDS encoding Abi-alpha family protein: protein MDPVTGAVIIAGLTTAGKPTAEMLTSIISKIISPAAGAVGQGIAAPLKAWAKRRGERAGATLIEAADLLRQAQIEPQPVPGRLLLPILEHTSLEEDEDLQHQWAALLANAATPDNKVLPAFAEILHQLTPVQAKVLQWMYEMRTFPVPNWIPHWPDVERQDIEAHFNLSRADYALFINDMDRMQLIEGRRHLSTPEGASLQDVVTLAVDRWNSRVKYELINFTPLGINFMQACTPPEKAG, encoded by the coding sequence ATGGACCCAGTAACTGGAGCGGTCATCATCGCCGGCCTTACGACGGCTGGCAAGCCAACTGCTGAGATGCTTACCAGCATCATTAGCAAGATCATCAGCCCCGCTGCCGGCGCTGTGGGTCAGGGCATCGCCGCTCCTCTGAAAGCGTGGGCCAAGCGACGCGGAGAACGGGCCGGCGCGACTCTGATTGAGGCAGCAGATCTGCTTCGCCAAGCGCAGATTGAACCGCAGCCAGTACCTGGACGTCTCCTCTTGCCCATTCTCGAACACACCTCGCTAGAGGAGGATGAAGACCTTCAGCATCAGTGGGCTGCGCTCCTCGCCAACGCCGCCACACCTGATAACAAGGTGTTGCCGGCTTTCGCCGAGATCCTCCACCAGTTGACTCCCGTTCAAGCGAAGGTGTTGCAGTGGATGTATGAGATGAGGACCTTTCCGGTACCGAACTGGATTCCGCACTGGCCTGACGTTGAACGCCAGGACATCGAAGCTCACTTCAACTTATCGCGAGCGGACTACGCGTTGTTCATCAACGACATGGACCGCATGCAGCTTATTGAAGGCCGACGTCATCTCAGCACGCCTGAGGGTGCCTCTCTTCAAGATGTCGTGACGCTCGCAGTGGACAGATGGAATTCCCGCGTGAAGTACGAACTAATCAACTTCACTCCTCTCGGCATCAATTTCATGCAAGCTTGCACACCACCGGAGAAAGCGGGCTAA
- a CDS encoding transposase, with product MKRKRFSVEQMTAVSQQVQAVVPVGDVCRQVGVSEQTFYRWKKVYGGMLSSEARDLKQLRDEGAKLNRLVADLSLDKVKLQDVLQR from the coding sequence GTGAAGAGAAAGCGCTTTTCCGTCGAGCAGATGACCGCCGTGTCGCAGCAGGTGCAGGCGGTGGTGCCGGTCGGCGACGTGTGCCGCCAGGTCGGCGTCTCCGAGCAGACCTTCTACCGCTGGAAGAAGGTCTACGGCGGGATGTTGTCCAGTGAAGCCCGCGACTTGAAGCAGCTGCGCGACGAAGGCGCGAAGCTGAATCGCCTCGTGGCGGACCTGTCGCTCGACAAGGTCAAGCTGCAGGATGTCCTCCAGAGATAA
- a CDS encoding DUF5615 family PIN-like protein — MKQREVMRHLMGRYGVSERRACRAARFWRSSLPYESRRDPLTALSPRAAELLQEAGHDAVHVRIRGLHAADDEQLFSLAAAEGRTIILADTDFGALLALRRESRPSVILFRRGTPRRPDRQAALLVANLPVLESELDRGAIVALYDTRLRIRRLPIGSD; from the coding sequence GTGAAGCAGCGAGAAGTGATGCGCCACTTGATGGGCCGCTACGGCGTCAGCGAGCGGCGGGCGTGTCGCGCCGCCCGCTTCTGGCGCTCGAGCCTCCCGTACGAGAGCCGCCGCGATCCGCTGACCGCGCTGTCGCCCCGCGCAGCGGAACTCTTGCAAGAGGCCGGCCACGACGCGGTCCATGTGCGAATTCGAGGCCTGCACGCAGCCGACGACGAACAGTTGTTCAGCCTTGCGGCGGCCGAAGGACGAACGATCATTTTGGCCGATACCGATTTCGGTGCACTCCTCGCGCTTCGACGCGAATCGCGCCCGTCGGTCATCCTGTTCCGTCGTGGTACGCCGCGGCGTCCCGATCGGCAGGCTGCGCTCTTGGTCGCCAACCTGCCGGTACTGGAATCGGAGCTTGATCGGGGCGCGATCGTGGCGCTTTACGACACTCGCCTTCGTATTCGCCGTCTCCCGATTGGTTCGGACTGA